The Gemmatimonadaceae bacterium DNA segment CATCCATCACAGGCATCAGATCGTCCGGCAGGTTGTGAAAATGCGGCGCAAGCCGAATGGCACCCTCGCGCACCGAATGCACCACCCCGGCCTGGCGCAGCCGCGCCGAGTCGCCCGCCACGTCGCGCGTCCGAAACGCGACGATGCCCGCGCGACGTTCGCGCTCCGGCGGCGTCAGCACCGTGGCCCCATCGAGCGAGGACGCGAGGTTCCACAGCTCGCCGGTGAGGCCGCCGAGATAGTCCTCGATGGCCGCCGGGCCGATCGCGAGCAACAACTCCAGCGTCGCATTCATTCCGACGAAGTCCTGAATCGGCAGCGAGCCCACCTCAAATCGCTGCGCGTCGTCGCGCCAGGCGGGATCGTAATCGAGGAACTTCGCGAAATCGCCGGCAGTCGCCTGCGAGAGCCACCCGGCGGCGGGCGGCTCCAATTGCGCGATCAACTCGCGCCGCACATACGCGAACGCCGCACCCCAGGGCGAGCACAGCCACTTCTGCGCGCCGTTGGACACGATGTCCACCGGTACGTCGCGTACGTCGAGCGCGCAGGCGCCGAGTCCTTGGATGGAGTCCATCGCGAACCAGACGCCGCGCTTCCGGCACGCCGTGCCGATGGCCTTCGCGTCGATGCGATACCCAGTCCAGAACGACACCCAACTGAGCGCCACGCCCTTGACGCGCGCATCGGTCTCGATGCGCCGGAGGATCTCGGATTCGTCCACCGCGAAGCCCTGCATCGGCACGAGTTCGAACGTGAACCCGCGCTGCTTGGCGGCGGCCATCCACGGGTACACATTCGCGGGGAACTCGCCTTCGCTCCCCAGCACGGTGTCGCCGGGGCCGAGGGGGAGCGCATAGGCCGCGAGGTTCACGCCCCAACTGGTGTTGGTCGTGAGCGCGATCTCGTCGGCGCTGGCCCCGATCAGCTGCGCGACGAGCGCGCGCGAACGGTCCAACTGCGGAAAGAAGTCCTCGGCGCGCATCGCGTGCATCTCGGCGCGCTTGTCGTTGTACGCGGCGACGGCGTCGCGGGCGCGTTGCGGGATCACGCCGATGCTGGCGTGATCGAAGTGCACGGCCTCGCCACGCGCCTCCCAGGGATACTCGCGGGCGCGGATGGACGCGACGTCGTACGGGTAGCTCACGGCTCTCGGAGGTGCGGGGGCGTGTCGGGCGGCTGGCGCTTCCAGCGGCGATGCTGCCAGAAGTACTGCTCGGGATGCTCGCGCACGCAGTCCTCGATGGCTTTCGTATAGTTGCGCACGGTGTCGTCTACGGCCTGGTCGCGGTCCTCGTGCTCGGCCAGCGTCACCTCGCGCACGATGAAGCGGTACGACTGGTCCGGCTGCCGGAGCGCGGCGATGAACAGGATCGGGAGCTTGCTGCGGATGGCGAACACGGCGGCACCGCGCGGGGTCTTGGCGGGGCGCCCGAAGAAGTCCACGTAGGTGGACGCGAGGCCCTTGGCCCCTTGATCGGAGAGGAAGCCGACGGCGCGTCCGTCGCGGAACGAGCGCGGGATGGCGCGCACGGCCTCGTCGTCGAAGAGCACGCGCACGCCGAAGCGCTCGCGCGTGCGCTTGAAGAACGCATCGCTGAGCGGGTTGGCCATATGCATCGCGATGGCGTCCACGGGGATGCCGCGCGCGGCCATATACGCGGCGGAAAGCTCCCAACTCCCGATGTGTCCGCTGACGAGGACGACGCCGCGTCCCTGGGCGACGGCCGCCTCGAGCAGCTCCCAGCGATCGGTGCCGGAGAACGCGGCGAGCACGGCTTCCTTGGGCTCGCGCGAAAGCAGGATGCTCTCGATGGTTACGCGACCGAGCCCGCGGTAGCTCTCGCGGGCGACGGCGCGGACACGGGCTTCGTCGAACTCCGGGAACGCGGCGCGGATGTAGCGCTCCACCTGGCCGGCGCGCACGCGGAAGGGCGAGTACCCGAGCCCACCGATGAAGGCGCCGATACCCGAGGCCGTCTTCCAACTGAACGGGCGCAGCGCCGCGGCGACGAGCCGCAGGATGCCGTACTCGAGGCGCTGCGTGAGCGTGGGGGCGGCGGCGCGCTCAGGCGTCGCCATCGCCACCGCCCCGCTGCTGCAGCGCGTGCAGACGCGCGTAGGCCCCGCCGCGCGCGAGCAGCGCATCGTGCGTCCCGCGCTCGACGATGCGGCCTTCGTCCATCACGAGGATCTGCGTGGCGTGCACGATGGTGCTCAGCCGATGTGCGATCACGAACGTCGTGCGGCCGGCGAGCAAACGGTCCAGCGCTTCCTGCACGAGGCGTTCGCTCTCGGTGTCGAGCGCGCTCGTCGCTTCATCGAGGATCAAGATCGGCGGGTCGGTGAGCAGTGCGCGCGCGATGGCGAGGCGCTGGCGCTGGCCGCCGGAGAGGCGCGTGCCGCGCTCGCCGAGCACGG contains these protein-coding regions:
- a CDS encoding aminotransferase class V-fold PLP-dependent enzyme, coding for MSYPYDVASIRAREYPWEARGEAVHFDHASIGVIPQRARDAVAAYNDKRAEMHAMRAEDFFPQLDRSRALVAQLIGASADEIALTTNTSWGVNLAAYALPLGPGDTVLGSEGEFPANVYPWMAAAKQRGFTFELVPMQGFAVDESEILRRIETDARVKGVALSWVSFWTGYRIDAKAIGTACRKRGVWFAMDSIQGLGACALDVRDVPVDIVSNGAQKWLCSPWGAAFAYVRRELIAQLEPPAAGWLSQATAGDFAKFLDYDPAWRDDAQRFEVGSLPIQDFVGMNATLELLLAIGPAAIEDYLGGLTGELWNLASSLDGATVLTPPERERRAGIVAFRTRDVAGDSARLRQAGVVHSVREGAIRLAPHFHNLPDDLMPVMDALRFHP
- a CDS encoding lysophospholipid acyltransferase family protein, producing the protein MATPERAAAPTLTQRLEYGILRLVAAALRPFSWKTASGIGAFIGGLGYSPFRVRAGQVERYIRAAFPEFDEARVRAVARESYRGLGRVTIESILLSREPKEAVLAAFSGTDRWELLEAAVAQGRGVVLVSGHIGSWELSAAYMAARGIPVDAIAMHMANPLSDAFFKRTRERFGVRVLFDDEAVRAIPRSFRDGRAVGFLSDQGAKGLASTYVDFFGRPAKTPRGAAVFAIRSKLPILFIAALRQPDQSYRFIVREVTLAEHEDRDQAVDDTVRNYTKAIEDCVREHPEQYFWQHRRWKRQPPDTPPHLREP